TGGCTGAAAGAACAGTAAAATTGATTAGTCTCTGTATGTGGATTTTCTTGAGAACCTGACTTCTGTATTCACTGCTGCTGTAGTGCCTGTAGGTGGATATGTTTACTGAGCTGCAAGTACAGTGCTGTTGTTAGAGAGATTTGGATTCACTAGGTGTAGCTAGCTTATAAAATGGAACCTCAGACTTTTTTCTCATGTAATAGAGTTGGTTggattacagaaattaaaaacttgaGTATCAGTCTTGCTGGAAAGAATTTATCTGTTAGCTTTCTTAGCCTTTTCTCCTGGTGTTTCTATACCTTAGCACAAGCTTCTTGTGATGTTGGTAATCTGCAAGGAGCCCTGTCTGCAAAATAATGAAACCAGCCTACAGTTGAATTGagtctttcacagaatcacagtatcgtctgggttggaaaagaccttgaagatcatctagtccaaccattctGAAGTACTTTGGTGTAATGTTGGGCTCCAAGGCGACCTGGAGGCCCACATCTTGTATCCAATCTCAAAAGGGGCATGTGCCTAAAAGCAAGGTCTGTTTGGCCTATCATGCTTATGCTGCCCTGGGGAATCTGCACTTTAATGCTGTCACTGCAAAACTGGCATGATGGTAATGTGTGATACCAGCTAAAAACCTTGGGCAGAAGGTTTTTGCTTGTTTCCTGTGTAAGGGCCTTGGCTGTAGTTTTACAAACTTATTAGGCTTTTTATTAATCcagttcggggggggggggggggggaatacaCATGTGTTAATTCTGATCCTAGATTCAATGATTTTTTAATTCAAAGCCTTTGAAATATGTGTAGACTTCAATGTATGTAGTCACTGCCGCTATGTAAGAGCGTCTGTGAAGCAGATACCTGGTGAGCCATTTCACGGGGAGGCATCCAGATTTAATGCATTGTGGAATCTTCTCCCAAGCATGACGCTGCTTATCCTGTGAATGTGTGATGGCAGTTTATGGTGTTGCTCTGACCTGACCGCACTTCTGTTCCCAGCAGTCAGATAGGCGGCTTTGTTTACCATCTGCAGGACTTgaaggatggggagaaggaaagcCTTTCTGAGGGCACAAGTTCCCATGCACAACGAAAATACCGAGTTGGTTATGAAGTGTGCTGGAGGGGCTTAAATATATGGCTTAATCTCAGCAgggtcttctggttttgtttttttggtagGGCTGCTATAAGCACCCTAATCTGCTTGCTTGAGGCCTCTGCAAACCGCATGCTTATTcagaatcttaaaaataaaaaaagccctgCTCCCCTTTCAGAAGGAAGGGATCCCTCTTCTGAAGAACAAGTCCCACTCCATCCTGCTAAGGCCTCTGGGGTTGCTGGTGTGTCACCCTTCATGGGGAGCCTGAGCAGAGCGTGGGGGTTTCACCTCTGAGTCACTTGGCAGGGCAGCTGAAGCTGAGCAGGCAGACACCTCCCTGGGACAGAGCTCTGAAGGGGGAAAGCTGCGTCAGCTCTGCCGCCTTCCTACCAAATAAGCGCTCACGTGCCTTTCTATTGTGTTCCTGACATGGCCCCACTAAGGGTAACACTTGCTACCATGTGAAACTGGTGAAAAGCTGTAAACTTTAGCGTGGGTCAAACACTTTCTGAAGCGTCTTAATCATCCTCTCGTTTGCCTCGGCATCCAGAGCGCAAAGCTGGGAGTCTCTGGCATTTCACAAGTTTGTGAAGCAGGACTAAATGTACGTGCTCCGTGAAGGGCAGCAACCATGCTGATTGCTTAGCAAATGTAACTCTCGGCACTCGGGTTACACAGACAGCTTTCGACATGCCGAACATGGGGTATGGAATAAGTAATGAACAAGGCCACGGGCTGGCCTACTACACTagcttcttgatttttatttctattcccCTTTCCGTAGAGGCAGCGGACGAGCTTCTCAGCCCACTGTCCGTGACCGTGTCCTCCAGCAGCCGCCCTTTAGCGCTGAACGCACCGTTACAGGCCAGGAGCGCGGGTTTCCGCGCTCTGTCTGTCCAAGCGCCAGTTCCAGCACAGCCCCCCCCGGCCTGTCCTCTCCTGTCCCGGCCGTGAATCCGCTGCCCTCTTCCAGGCTGCAGCCTGGCCCTCGGCCACCGCACCGCGGCCGGCAGGTTAGCGCGGTCCGGCGGCCCCTGGCTCCAGGGATCCCCCCGGGGGTGCGTggcggcccccgccccggggagggggcagcccccggccgagcccccgcccccggcccggccccgcgggcggggccgccgcgctcATGTGACGCCGCGGGGGAGCTGCGGCCGCCGTTCGTGCTCTCGCTGCCGTCATGGCGCCGTCCCCGCTCGCCCTGCTCCTGGCACTGGGCGCCGCCGCTACCGCCCTGGCCGAGCCCCTCCGCTTTGTCGACTGTGGTGAGTGGCCCCGTCCGGCCtcggggcggcgggaggcagcgGTCGGGGAAGGGTCTGCGGAGGGGGGTCGGTAGGCGGAAAGGCCCGGTAAGCCCGGCTCTTCCTTGCAGGTTCCAAAGACGGCAGCATCCAAGAGGTGAACGTGAGCCCCTGCCCCacgcagccctgcctgctccatAAGGGGACATCCTACAGCATCAACGTCACCTTCGACAGCAGTAAGTATCGCTTCCCTAGCTGGGGTGccaggggggtgggcaggggggaaGCTATCCCCTCTGTCCCCCACTGCTTGGAGAGAAGTGGGGAAGGGTGGCTGGAGAGCCGTCCGGGTGGGAAGAAGTGGCCGGGGAGGAAGAGCGTCCCTTAGTTGTGGTCTTGCAGCTTCCAGCATATGTTGAAGGGAAGGGTGTGATGAAGAGATGTGTTCCCTGCTCTGGTGCTGTGCTTACACTTCTCCGTGTTCTGCAGAGATCGAGAGCCAGGGCAGCAAAGCGAGGGTGTATGGCGAGATGCTGCATGTGGACATACCCTTTCCAATTCCTGAGCCTGATGGATGCAAGTCTGGGATCCAGTGCCCCATTCAGAAGGGCCATTCCTACAGCTACCTGAATAAACTCCCTGTGAAGAGCGAGTACCCAAGTGTAAGTAAGCAGGCAGCTGGTCTGCTCCTCAGAGCTACTGTCCTTCCTGGGACAGTGCCACCACCTGCCTTTCAGGAAGGGCATCTTGTCCTGGGGTAATGGGGAAGAGGTTAGAAGACTCCTCAGACTATCTGGTAGCACTTCTGTTGTGAAAATGGCTCTGTCTCAAGTTCCCACTTTGGGACAgacccagcagaagcagcagcctggctcCAGCTGCTGAGAAGTGGCTTCAGCTGCCCAAGTCTCCTCCTGTACTACGCCTCCCTGCAGAGCCTGCTGTGTTCAGCCAAATGCTCTCAAGTTGGGGGTGCTCGGTCCCAGGCTGTAGTTcagctgggaggctgcagggtgtTTCCACTCTCTGCTTACTCAGAGAGTGGGGATCTAAGTGTGGTGTGTGGAGGTCTCCTGTGTCATGCAACAGAACCCTGCTTTCATGTAAGATACTCCAGGAGTCACTGCATGAGCATGGCCCACCTACTGCAGTGAGGGCAGTGCCCcagctctgtcctctttgcacagAGCTCCCAGGACCTCCTTAATCCACACAAGTGATAACTTCCCTCCCCGTGACCTTGCCTTAGGGTTTCCTGAAGACTCTCGtttccctctgctcttctctctctttcagatTAAATTGATTGTGAAGTGGGAGCTGGTGGATGACCAGGACCAGATGTTGTTTTGCTGGAAGATACCAGTGCAAATCACCAGCTGAGGAGCCCTGTCATTAGTAGGGCTTGGGGAGGGGAAAAACAGGAGACAACACAGGCCAAATTCTTTTATATAATAAGCGTTTCTTACTGCTTCCTTCAGAGCTCTGCAGCCTCTGAGCAGCCAGTGCTGTGTTCCTGCAAGCATGGGCAGAGGGTTCTTAGCCCGTGTGGAGCTCCCTGGGGTGTTCTCACAGCGGCTCAAGTGAGAGCAGCATTCTCCAGCTACTCTGCAGAGGTGATTTAGTTGTTTGAAATGGAGCTGTCTGTCCTCACAAATGACTTTCTCTGTGATGAACCTGGCTAGTGTCTGAGCTGCTACCTGGTAATCCTTCAGTGCCTCTTCTAGAATGCCAGCTGCATCCACCCTCCTGTGCTTCTCCTGCTCTTGTTGCAACCGGGATGCTCCTGGGACCTGTGTTTGCCACccatgcagctggaggagaggagaggaggttTTCCCTGAGCTGGCAGCCTGCTGTGTCGTGGGCCCCTGTTTGAGGTGGCAGGACTGCAGCTGGGAAAGCTTCCTTTTTGTGGATGCAAAGCCAAGTGGCGTTCGATGTCTCTGCAGGGATGATTCTTTTTCTAACCAATGGTTTGCACTACTACTAACTCAGAGCTGCTAGGAGCTCCTGAACCTCTTTTTATAACTTTCCTTTTAATAAAGGCTAGACAAAATCTGCTTGTGTTGTCTTCTGTGAGTggaaaggagcaggaggaaaactGGAGTGGCTGGGCATCTTCTGGTTGGGATGGTCTTACTTCTCTGCTGAAGGCATGGATGGAGGTGGTATGCTGGTCTGAGTGTGTGTGACCTGTGAGCAGCCAGgcatctctgctgctggctgccaggcTGTCCAGCTGGCAATGTCTGGCTGTTCTGCCTTGCTGGTCCTGGGCTGGCCTGAAATGGTGCAGAGGCTCCCTGAGGAGGTGGGGTAGAACACGGCCTTGCTTGCTGAAGCATGGGTAAAGGCTTTTCTAGTGAGGGCTCTGGGGCTGGAAAAGCAGCTGCAAGACCTGCCCAAGGGCTCTTGCCAACTGCAGAAACCTACGTGCTCTCACACTTCAACTGCACCCCCCTTGTGTGTGAACAAGGCAGGGTGTAAGCAGCCACGGCTGCTGTGGGGGCTGGAGTTGGCTCCTATGgctggccctgggctggggagatAAGCAAATATTTGGCCTGGCAAGGGTCTCTGCTCAGGAGCAGGAGGTGGCTGGGTGCCAGTGTGAGAGGGGTAAGAATTGACTTacgagatggggggggggggggcttgccAGGCTGGACCCACAGGGAGCCTGTGGCTCTGGTACCCCTTGGCAGAGGCAAGACAAGCACAGTTCTGACCAACCCCAGTGTCTTGAGCCGCAGGGgcccaaaataaatgttttatttaacaacaTGAGAGAAGTTTCCAGCagacttggttaaaaaaaaaatcaccaacaaCTTTACAGAAAGGAAGCTGGACCTacccctgctccccctgcccagccagtAGAGGGCTAAGGGATGCACCTGGGCTGGCTGCAGGGAGAGCTGGCCCTGGGGCCCCTCCGGCCTCTCCCCCACACCCCAAGGTTAGGCAGCAGCTTTAGAAAGCTGGGGTTGACCCTCCCCTCAAAGCTCTGGCCTGGGGGCTGGATGCTTCATGAGGAGTGGGGACAGCACCCGCAGTGTGGGTGAGGCTTGTCACTAGGTCAGTGCAGCAGTGGCAGGGAGATGAACCCCCTTTCTTGGCAGGGCAAGGTGGGGAGGCTGGGGCTGTGTAGCAGGGGAAGGCACCCCGTGAGCCTCCATGGTGCAAGGCAATGTGATGGGTGCTGGGGGCCAGGGTGGGCTctgctgcagaaggagcaggggctggcagggcagaggggggTGCAGAGGCTTGGAGCTCAGCCCTGGCCTGTGGAGAGAGGTGGCGGGGAAGTTGTGCACTTCGGAGGGGAAGGAGCAAAGAGCCCAAAGCACCCGCAGCCCCAGGGGGCCCTTTCTCCATGCTCCCAGGTCCCGGGTGCCAGAGCCACGTGCTGGAGGGGAGCACCCTCACCCCTACTCCCCTAGAGCTACGCTGCCGCTGGGCTCTGGGCTGTCTGGGGCACACAGCGGTGGGGCCGAGCCAGGGCCACGTAGCCTGGCGAGCAGTGGCAGCGATAGGAGCCCTCCGTGTTCTCGCAAGTGCCACCCCGGCACAGGGGCTCAGGGCCGTCCACCTCCTCACACTCGTTGATGTCTgcaaggaggagaaggatgagGGTGAGCCAGTGGCGCAGTAAGCGGTCCCAGCCTGCAGCCAACATCTCTTGTGCCcctgccatcccccagccctcccccacAGGTGCCCCATGCCCCCCACAAGCACCTCCAGGATGCCCACTGTGACCCCACCAGCCTCCCACACTGCTCAGCACATCTGCAGAGCACCCTCAGACCCCAAGGGTGACATCCCCAGCATTTAGCATTCCCCAGCACAGGAGggagccctgctccccccagcaaTGCATACAAGATAGGGCCCCCGCCACGCTCTGGTCACACCTTGGATTAGCAGCTTCCTGTTAATAAATTGTGCTAGCATAAGATCTGTGAGAAAGGTCGCCTCCAGCCTTGGAAAATGTCCTTTCCTGATCTGACAAGGCTGAGAAGGCAGATGATGGTGGCCCTGAGAGGCCGATTATCATCTCCAGGACCAGAACACAGAGGGATCTCATGCTGTGCAAACAAGGGCTTGTTTTATTAACCTGCAAACTGTGCCAAAGGGCTCACTTGGACAGCTTGCTGCTGGGCTAGAGCTTGCACATGAGCCCTACAGCTGCTGCCCCACTGTAACAGGTCTGCTCTGCTAAATGTACTTCCCTGGATGCCCTGCTTGAGCTACCCCAACTTGTGGTGGGGTCACCAGCTGGGCAGAGCATCCCTGTGCACCCCAGAGACCTTGTTTGTACCCACAGGACCTCCCAAATCCTCACCTGCCAAGGCAGGTCCAAGCCCTCTGACCACGAACTCCAGCCTCACCCCCCACAGATCAGCTGGAAGCAGGTGTGGGGAGCAGCTGATGGGTTCAGCCAGCCACCCAAGGGAGAGTGAAGGCCCCAGCAGTGACTGATGGACCCCAGAAGGACTGAATTGCTCAGTCACTCCAGGGACCTGGGGTTATTCCTAGTACGGGTGGAGGGGGCCATCTGGCAAAGAAAGGGAAGTGCAATCCCAGGGAGGGAGGCTGGAAGCAAAACAGGAGGAAGCACTGCAGTCACATGGAGAGGAGAAATGTGAGATGAGAGAGCTTGAGGAACAAGGCAGCGTTCGTATGCAGCCAAAGCAATGGTTGACCGGACACTGCGGACTCGGGCTAAACCTCAGGACGAGAACATCACCGTGGTCAGGATGGGCTTGCTCAGAAGCCCAAGGACGAGATGTTAGGCAGCACGTCAAGGGAGATGTGCTGCACAACCTGGGAAGCGGCTGGCAGGCAGCCTTGCTGGGGGCTCCAGGGAAAGATAAAAGGGGGAAGAGCAGGCAGGCTGGTCTGGCCTTGGACCACCAGATTGAGAGGAGAGCCCAGAGGCACCCGAAAGCCAGAAGCAGTAGAGTAGTGCTAGCAGTGTGCACCAAGCCCTGGAACCTGCCCACTcaggcaggggtgggggcaggCAGCCCAATTTGCAGGATGAGGGCAGGCTACCCCCACAGGGAGGCGAGAAGGgaagcactgcagcagctgcaggagtaCTCTAAAGGCCTGAAGTCAGCAAGGTAAAAACACGGGGATGACTAAGCACAAAGCAGgagaagtgaagggaaaaaaactgaGACAGGCTCCAGTGTAAAATGAGTGCGAGTTAGTCCAGGACATGAAAGACAACAGGCTAAGGCTCCATAAATATGTTAGCAGGAAATAATGGGGAATGTCGGTCTGGTCCTTATCGGTGGAGAAAACAAAAGCCAGCCAAGCTGACTGAAGCAGCTAATGTGGGATTTGTTCCAGCCATCATAAAAATGCTCGTGGTGACCAGACAGGGTGCAGACCGTGTTTGAAGTGTTTAAATGAGGGTGCAGGAGCACAGGGAGGGAAAGGCTATGCTGTGATGGAGAGGTTCGACAATCATAAAGATAAAGCATTTACATCCATATTGCTAAAGGCTTGCTGCAATTCATCTTCACATGCTTAATGCTCCTGCAGTCCTGGAAAAGTTGGAAGTTCTCTCTGAGAGGGACAAGGTCTCAGAGACCCAAGGAAGAGTAAATCTGGTAACTATCTTGAAAAACAGAAGGGAGAATCCAGAATTACAGACTGCTCACCCCCATTCCCTTAAGTAGACCAGGTTTGTGAGTGATTAGGTCATAACCCTCCAAAGGATATCATCAGGGTCATTAAATAGCTGGTGCAGATCTGTTAAGGCCTGATTACATTAAGCCAATCTGGTTCCCTTTGCTGACCTGATAACTGGTCTGTCAGATAAGGGAGAAGCAGTGGATATGATGTGCCTTGGCCACAGTGAGGATTTCAACACACTCTCACATGACATACTCAAACAAACTGAGAAAATACAGTCTAGATGAAACTGTGGCAATTGCACAATGGTCTGCAAAGCTGCACTCCAAAGATAATTAGCAATACCTGGCTGTTACAATAAAAGCCATTTAAAACATAGTCTGCAGGGGTCTGTCCAGACCCCTGCTCCAGCCAAATGTTGTCATTAAGGTGGATGAAGGAAGAATCCCCATGCTtataaaatgtatgtgtgtgaTGCCACACTGCAAGCACTTTGCGGGATTCAGACTCATTCTCATCAAGCAGAGAAGCGGTCCAAAATCAACCAGACAAAATTCACTGAAGGCAAATGCAAAGCACTATGGCCAAGGAAAAGCAAACAGAGCACACAAATGCAGAAGGGGGAATAACAGCTCAGGCAGCCGTTCTGCCTGGCAGCATTTGGGGAGGCAGACACCATGGGTTCTGTATGAAGAAGCTGCACCATCATGTCGTGCAATAAGGGTGCTGGGAGAGGGTGAATGCCATGCCTAAGGAAAAAGAGGGTCTTCATCTGCTCTGTTCAGTGCCTGCAGTCTCAGCTGGCTTGGGGAGCTACACTGCTAAAAGGATGGAGACATGACATAGGGTTGTAGAGGAaatgcagagagaagctttagagATTGTGTCTCATAGGGCAGGGTAAGTGAGGAATTTCACCAGGGCAGTGGTGAATGTAGAGGAAATTTATCAGGGCTAGGCTAACAGTGGCTGGTGATGTACCAGAGTGTTATGTGAAGAAGGGAGTGATCAGCTGCTCCCCATGATGCCCAGAGGTGCCCTGATCCAGGTGCCAGCAGAAAGTGGCCAGCTGAACCTCCAGGAAGGTCCTCCCAGTTCCATGGGAAGGAAGCACCAGGGAGAGCAGGGGCTCCTCCGGCAGCTCTCCCGGCCAGCACCGCCAGAGAGCGGCAGCCGCCAAGGGACGCGGGGGCCAGGCTGCCCgcacagccccagctgcagcGCCGAGCAGCCCGGCTGGCCCCGGCAGGCACTCACCCACGCAGGCCATGCGGGTCATGTCCAGCTGGAAGCCGTCAAAGCAGTCGCAGGTGTAGCCCTCCCGGACACGCACACAGCGCCCGTTCTCACAGCCGTTGAGGATCCCACACTCCTCAGCCTGCAGCCCTTCAAAACCCTCGTAGAGGCCTGGAGGGTGGCAAAGTGGTGTCAGAGCAGGGTGACCCTCCACCCAGCCACGGAGGGGACATTGGGCACAAGGCAAGACGGTGCTGGTGGGGCCAGGACCGACTCAGAGCAGGCAGGTGCCAAGACTGCTCCAAGCTTGGAGCGCCCTGGCTGGGGTGGGACCTGCCAGGCAGTCCCCGTAGACACAGGCCGGGTGAGAAGGCACCTCTCTGTGTCTCCCAGTACTCACCAGTTTGGCTGGGCAGGTAGCGGGGTGGGGACCGCCCTGGGCCATGGTGGAGAGGGCTGCCACGGAACTCACTGTTGGGTTCCCTCCGAGGGAAACCAGCATCGGGGTTTCCATACTCAGACTCCAGGTAGTTGTAGTAGGGGCCCATATCAGGGCTGGGAAGGCCATAGTGGGGGTCTTCCAAGCCTGGTGCGTACTCATACCTAGGTCTTTCTCGGAGCTCAGCCCCTCTCTCACTGTCTTCGCTGGCCCCATTACACAGGAAAGCAAAATCAGCTGCAAGTGGTAAGAGAAAAGGAAGGGTCAGCAGCCTGGCTCAGGAGAGGACAGAGTCTGCTATGGCTGGAGAAGGTGCATCCACACCAGGTCAGCAGTCAGGCCTGTGTTCAATGGGCTCCAAAGCTGCAGCTCTGTAGTTTGCTGACAAGATCCTGTCTTTGAGAAGACCAGCTCCTGTCTGGGGCCAGCAAGTCCTTGAGCAGCAAGAACCCCAATTCCCAGTGTGCTCTCATCCTGGGCTGCCACTGCCTCACCTCTCCTAAGCCAAGCAGGTGCAGTGGAATGCACAGAGCAACTCTCCCCTCACCTCAAACACCTTGAACTCATTGCAAACCAGTTTCAGGTACATCTTACCCACCAGTGCAGCTCAACCCTGGTGAAGTGGGGGGTTTCACCCACTCCTTGGGCTGGCTTTGGCAACAAGAGGAGCCCTTGCTGCAGTCGTATGTGACCGACCCTGCACGACATGCCGGCAGCAGCCCAGCCCA
The sequence above is drawn from the Strix aluco isolate bStrAlu1 chromosome 4, bStrAlu1.hap1, whole genome shotgun sequence genome and encodes:
- the NPC2 gene encoding NPC intracellular cholesterol transporter 2 produces the protein MAPSPLALLLALGAAATALAEPLRFVDCGSKDGSIQEVNVSPCPTQPCLLHKGTSYSINVTFDSKIESQGSKARVYGEMLHVDIPFPIPEPDGCKSGIQCPIQKGHSYSYLNKLPVKSEYPSIKLIVKWELVDDQDQMLFCWKIPVQITS